The DNA segment CTAATATTGTTTACGAAGCCAAGACAAAGCGAGCAGGCCAACCTTAAAAGTGATCATTTCAGCATGGCGAAGCAATCAAGGTTGCCCATGCCCCAACCATCGGCCATTCCGCTGAGCGGCTGAGAATGAACGGCAAGTTTAGCGTCGGCGGCATGCTCTCGCTTCAATTGTGCAGACACATCGCTGCGATTGCCCGTATTGAGCGCCCAATCGCTGTCGGGATGCAGCGCGCATAGTCGCGACCACCAGCTTGTCGAAGTTCACCACGGGATCGAATGGAGTAGATCAGGGTAACTGATTGATCGGCAATCATGGGTAAGCTATTACCGTCCGTCATATCGTAGTAAAACAAACAACTACCGTGCCGCCGGCCAAAGTGCTTCCGGCACGGCTCGATTCAGGTACTAATAACGTCGACAAGATGAATGGTACGCACCTTGCAACGCAGGGATTCTGTGTTACGGTCATGCTCCGGAGCCAGTTCCAGGACGTGGTCAAAATCCAGATCACGAATGTTCGGTTCGATCACTTTTTCCGCTGGCTGGCAATGTAAGGCCCGGCATCGTCGTAGTAGCCACCGGTCGTGTATGCGTCCCGGCACTGAATGATGGCCTCGCACCGTACGATGGATGTCATAGAGCATTCTTCCGATCTCGCGCACGAATACGGTCACCGCGTGCCGCCGCGATGCAGTTCATACGCATAGATCTGCACTACGGTTGTCGGCGGCAGTCTGCCGATTTGCTCCTGGGTGTGGTTCAGCCAGGTGAGTACGTCATCGTCCCGCGCCCGCTCAGGCAGATATCCGGCCACGTTCAGGATTAACCGCTTCGCATATCCAAGCATCACTGCTCCTTTTGACTATGGGTCAATGAGACAGAAGACTCAGCCATGTGCGACCAGTGAAGAGAATCCTATTGCGTCTCCCTCAGGATGGAGGCCCACATGGCTTCGAGACCATCTGCAAAATCCACCTTCGGCGCCCATCCCGAGCATGCTCTCAGCTTGGTGCAATCCAGCACATTTGCTGCAACGTCAAATCGGCGGGGCGGCGCAAACTTGATCTCAAGCGGCAGGCGGTGACGCGCTGCCAATGGCGCGATCGCTTCCAGGACCTGAAGATTGCTGCGACCGACACCGGATCCGAGGTTGTAAACTTCACCCGCACCACCCTGTTCCAGGACTGCCACGATGCCTTGTGCCACATCCTGCACGTGGATGTAGTCGCGCACCGTGCCAGACTCCCCAAATACGGTGACATCATTGCCTTTGATAATGGAACCCATCGCGGTCGCGATGAATCCCTGCCCGGTAAACGGCTTCTGCCCAACGCCATAGGCATTGGCCGGGCGGGCAATACTGACGGGCACACCATGCAGGCGATGAAACATCAGTGCATACTTCTCGATCGTCAGCTTTGTAATGCCGTAAGGGGAGACCGGGTTGGTAGGGCTAGACTCGACAATCGGCAAACGATCGACCTGGCCATAGACCGTACCGCCCGACGAGACGATAACCATCTTTCGCAACTGCGAGTCGCGCGCCTCTTCCAGCAGCCCGACGGTTGGCGGCAAATTGGCCAGGATATCGAAAACCGGATCGGCGTAACTGGTCTGCGGCACAGTTGCATAGGCAAGGTCCACGATCTCATCGACCTGCGCCAACAAGCTGCGTAGCGTGGTATCCCCATGACCGCCAACCACATAGCGTGCCGCCCCGGGAAACCCAGGCGGCGGCTCCAAGCGCCGACCAAGCACGATCACCTCGCGCCCGGATGCAAGCAACTGCCGGACCAGCCACGTGCCGATGAAGCCGGCCCCCCCAATAACACAACAACGCATCTCTGCCCCACTCCGATGTCCAGGTACGCGCACGCCCCGGAACGCGATTGCTATGCGATGGCGGCCTAAGCGCGCATCGCATCCGCCTCGCCGCCCGACTGCACCGCTTCGGACGACATGTCGTTTTGTAAAATGGACTCGTAGCGCTCAGCGATGTGCGCCCACGTAAACTGCGCTTGCCAGCGCGCGTGCGCTGTCTCGCCGAGCACCGCCAACCGCTGCCGGTCGGCCATCATCCGCTTCATCTCGCCTGCTAGGACCTCTGGATCCACGCGCGTGTAGCCGCGCTCATCTCTGGGCGCCTCACAAATCACCCCGCCACCCGTCCAACGGGCTATTTCGTCCGCGTTGCCCACTGGCACGGAGAGAAAAGGCGTCCCGGCCGCTGCCGTCTCGAAAAGCACCAGCGGCGAGTACTCAATATTCGATGCAAAGACAAACAGGTCGGCGTTCTTGAATGCCTGTACCAATTCTGGTCGTGCAAGATCCACTTTAAGCACTTGCTTATGGGGCTGCCGTGCCGCGCGCTCGGCCCAGAAGTGGATCGGGTCAATCGATTTCCTCATATGGCGAGGTAACAAATGGGCATGACCCGCTGCTTGAATCTTGCGGGCTGCGATCGCATGCACGCGGCTCTGCACGCCACGGTAGCCTTCGCGCTGGACGACGCTCCAAAAACGCCAGCTGAGCCCAGCGACACGCCAGATACGCCCATTCACATAGGTTGCAGCAGCCCGCAACCGCCCTGCCATCTTTGGCGCCTCCACCGCATTCCCAGCTTGCCCCACTTCTGCGCCGGGGGAAACCACGGTGCGCACCACAACTGGCGCGGGCGGTGGGTTTCCGTTCAGCAGCAAGGTCACATTGCGCCCGCCGGAGCGGAGTTTTGCAAATGCCTCCAGGACTTCCCGGTGCCCTTTGACGCCAGTCATGCTGCCGACGGTCAGGAAGACAAAGCTATCGTCCGGGATACCGTGGCGGCGACGGAATTCGGGATCCGCCGAGACACCAAATTCGGTTTCACTGGCACCATTGGGCAAAATGCTACGATGCTCAAGCCCATGTTGGCGAGCGAAATCGATATCCCGATATCTCTCAGCGTAAAAGATCAGATGATCGAAACGCCGCAAGATGTCGGGCAGGTCGCGAAAGTACTGCTCGTAGGTTGGTTCGTACAGTCCCGAAAATCCACACGGGATAAACACCTTGCGCACCCGGATCTCGTCCAGGACTGGCCACAGCGCGTCGAACGTCCACTGCTGCGCTGCCTTGATCAGAATGGCATCGCCATCGAACTCGGTAACGAACTTGCGATAGCGGTCCACCTCGCCTTCGATCCCGCGTACTGCGTTGCCGCCCACGCCAAACTCGGCAATTCTTACGCCGTTATGTTCGGTGAAATCGCGCTCGGCCAACCGCGTCGTCGCCACGGTGACCTCATGGCCGCGTTGCACCATGCGCTCGGCAAGCTGGCGCATCACTTCCTGAACCCCACCGATGCTGGGGAAATAGAATTCGCAGCAAAAAAGTAAGCGCATAGCTGTTATTTGATCCCAGGCTAGTCAAATCTTAGCGAACCCAACTACGCACACGCCGTGCCATCCCACGCACAGTGCGCATGATTGGCCGCGCCCACTCTGCGTTATGCCGATGTATCAGATACTGATGTCGCAGGCTTTGTATGCGCGACTCCGTACGCGACATCACATCGGAGTCTGGATTCGCCAAGGCAATCTGCCTCCCTGCGGCGAGCACTACGGCGCACATTTGCTCCAGATTGGGTCGGGGCGAAAGCCGATGATGTGCAGAATGCGTGATCGCAGCGGCGTCGCGCACCGCGATCGACGGCTCGCGTTGTCCGAGCACGCTCGCGATGTTCTCCGCGCAAAGCAATACCAGCCGTTCCACAAAAGGATTCGGGCCAGTGCGCGACATGCTGGCCGGCACTTCCCGGTACACCAGCAGACGTTCAGGCAGGTTCGCCACCCGGGCGACCCTGGCCATCCGCGACCACAACTCATAGTCCTCTGGTGGCTGGCGGGCAGGATCGGTGGTGTAGCCGCCAATGCCATCCACAACCGATTTGCGCATCATGACTGAGCTGTGCACAAAGGGGTTGTTGAAAAGCAACTCGAACTGCAGCGACGCGTGAGCGCTGGGATGATCGTGAGCGCGGTCAGTCTGCCTGTCCCCGACCCAGATCTCTGCTGCGGTACCAAGCAGCCCATAGCCCGGATTCGACTCCAGGAACGCGATCTGCCGCGCAAGGCGTTCCGGATGCGAAAGGTCATCCTGGTCCTGGCGGGCGATATATCTCCCGCGTGCGAGCGCGATGCCACGATTCAACGTAGCCGCGAGCCCTGCATTGGCCTGATGGATCAGGCGAATGCGGGGATCCCGCAGGCTCTCGAGAATCTCGGCGGAGTTATCCTTCGAGCCATCGTTGATCACAATGAGTTCGTAGTCGGTGAAGGTTTGGGCCAGCACGCTCCGCACCGCCTTGTCCACATCGGCCGCACCGTTGTAGACGGGCAGCACCACACTAACGAGCGGTTCCGTCATAGCCGCACCCAGGAAGTGGGAATCAGATCCGTCGTGTCATGCGAGGCACCACTGAACCAGCGTTGCGGCGCCACCACGATCTTGTCCTGGGAAGGGTTGAGCCACGCGCCCCACCAACTGAACGAGCTGTTGGCAATGATGTGATGGGCGCAAGCCTTCATCAGTGCCATGTCGCAAACGCCTCGGTCCGCACCGTTGACCTGTACCAGCGTGGTCGGGTACCCGATATCGAAGTTGGCCTGCACCCATTCATGGTCGTCCGAAAACACGAAGAAATGCGGTGCCCCAACACGTTGCGCGACATGCGCGACTGCGGCGCGATAGTAGTCGAGGGAGCATATGCCATGGTACTGCGCGGTATGCGCATCCTTGACGTAATCGCCCCGCCGGATGTGCAGGGACACAGCATGGCCAGCCGCGCGCGCAATCTCGGCCGCCAACGCGACATTGGCGGCATCCAGCGGCGCCTTGAGCACAAACTCCCTGCGCAAGATCTCCGCAATAGGTGCGAAGTAGCGCTGGCTCTGCCAATATCCGTCAAGATAGGTCGGCGCAGCGGCCGACTCAATGCGCGCATCGTAAGTAAAGGACGCCTCGCGCAGCATATTCGCCGGGCGGCGCAAGCCCGCCTTGCGCAACGCGCGCTCCATCCATGTCGGCTCGCTTGCGACGACGCCCGCAGCGGACAGTTCTTCCGGCGAGGCGACCCTGGCTTTGATCGCCAGTTCGCCGAGTTCATACCGACGCAAGTCGTAGTGATCGAAACCACTGGCATCGAGAAGCAAAGCCACGCCCTGACGCTCGGCAAGTGCGCGGCCGGTTGCGTACTGGAACATTTGATTGCCCAGGCCGCCAATCAGTTTGGCGATGATCATAGACATAGAAAGATGTTGAAATGCCTGACAGCGAACTCAGCCGCCAAAGCGGTTTCTGGAAGCTCAGGCCGCGACGGCCTGCACGCCTGGAACCCGCTTGCGGGCTTCGACGAGATACCCAACCGTAAACTGTTCGATGAAACAGTTGTCCTCCATCTCGCTGAGCAACCTGGGCAGCCAGTCCATCATCAGATAGCTCCGCTCCGGCGTCATACCTTCCTTGCTTTGTTCAAGCGCGCGGCCAACTCGGTGTATTTCCTGAGCCACATGACGCAACAACCCGCCCAGAGGCGCTGCCTTGATCTCGTCGCATCCGAAATTACTCAAATGGCGTTCGTAGAAATAGGCGGAGAAGCCTCCGTAGAAATGGTAGGGCTCCTGATGGACGCCGCTTCCGAGCGGCGCAGTCAGCAGCAGCTTCCCGCCCGGCGCAGTGACACGCACCAACTCCCGCAGTGCGGTCACCGGATCCGGCACGTGCTCAAGCACTTCCGTGCACAAGACCACGTCAAAGCTCCCTGTTTCGACGGGAATATCGGTGATATCGCATACATAATCAATGGCCCCGTAGTTCCAGGTTTCCTGCAGGGGCCCTTCGCCACTTCCCTCATACTGGGCGAAATCCTGCGCCCGATACTCGGTGTGCTTGAACAATCCCTTGTAGCGGCATTGACCGGCCCCCGCATCCAGCACGCGGGCACCGGCCGGCACCTGCGCAGCCATCTTGGCCACCCACTCATCCCGCCAATACGCGGAGAAATTGATCAGTTTGTCAATATCCATGGGCGGGCTCGGCAAGTTCTGCGTATCTCCCAACAGGCTGCTGATGACTTGAACCGATCCATTCGAATGACTCTCAGCCAGCTTGGTCGCCAATGAAGTCGCAAGCGCCGACCGACCATTGACCAAGCGCGCCATCAAAGGCGCGACATCCTGCTCCGGCAGCGGTACACCCCGATTGATGGTAAGCGTCAGCGCCTTCGTCAAGACGCGCTGCAGCAGCAGCAGTCCCTTCTGCCTAACCGTCAGTTCCCCGGTTGCCTGGTCCCCAGGCCGCAAATCATTCATCGACATTCAAACCCTCGCCCATCTCGCCCGATCGACGAAAATGGTATTGATATACGTATCTGCATAGACAAAATAGCCATTTGCAACCAGATACTCGCCAATCTCGGGCAACTTCTGCTCTTGCCGAGCCTCGCTAAACGTGATCGTCTCGACGCAGATAACAGCAGGCCTGTACCTGGCCAGGTCGAGCGTCTTGACGATCTCGAAATCCAGGCCCTCAACGTCCACGGTAAGGAAGTCGGGGGCCGCGCCGGAAAAATGCTGATCAATCACCGCATTGATGCTCATTACGGGAACTTCGATGACCGACTCGATGCGGTGGACGCCCGTACTTTCGTACCGCTTTGCCTCTGTTTCCGAGAAGGTATTGAGCGTGCGAGTCGACATGACATAGAAGGGCAATGCAGCCGCTTGTTGCTCTCCAATGCCCACGTTGAGGTTGACGTCGCCCGGCCGCTGTTTCGGAAACTCGGCAAACAGATCCGGATCTGGCTCCACATTCACGCCGCGACAGCCTTGCGCGTAAAAGAAGCTCGTGTTGCTCAATCGGGTTGGGTGATGGGCCCCGATGTCCAGATAGGTGGGCCGCACGATCCCTATGGCACGGAAGACAAAATCCGCGATCACATCCTCGCCCGATTGGGAGAATGAATGGCGTCCGTCGGCAGGCACCTGCGGCGCCTCCGGCAGCGGCTCAGCTAAGGGCTTCTCTTCCTGCAAACCCTTCCAAATCCGTTTCAGCATACTCATTAATGGCATCGACACGAAACCTGGCGCCGCATTGGCGAAAACGATGCGCCAAAAATCACCAGTCGAGTTCCCTTAAAAATAACCCACATTAATAAAGAGTTCCAACTCAAGCCTCAATTCGACGCTGCCTGAATCTTTCAAGCGGTCGCCCTACCAAGTACGCCAACCCAGCAGCAAGAGCGGTGGAGAAAACAACCGGCTTAAACCCATAATAACCAAAATCGCCGCTACACATTGGCACCACGATCAAGTGACACAAATAAATCGGATACGACAACTCCCCGATATACCTATCAATTTTGCAATCCCTGGTCGCAATAAAAACGAACGGGATTGAGATCGCCAACACCAACAAGTAGATCGTTTGCGCAGTCTCAAATGGCCTGTAAAATCCGGCCCCTTTTGGCAAAACCGGATAAACCAATGTCAATCCAATCATCACCACAAGAAGAAACCATCCAACAAGACCGACCTCCCTCACAGAAAGGAGCGCATACAATCGATAAACGAGAGCACCTATCAAAAACAATCCGAATTCAAAAGGCAGAAATCGGTAATTCCACGGATCCGAATCCAGCCCATTGATATAAGCCAGATATCTCAACGAGAACGCCGCAATCACGGACCCAAACAAAATCACCATGCCTCTTCGAAACAAAAACGGCGCCAAACAATAAACCAACAACTCCAGCTCCAGCGACCAAGCCTGGGGTACAAATGAAAACTCAAAAAGGCGCGGCGTATAAGAGCTGGCATGCGTCGAGAACTCCATTACCCCATGCTGAAGCGCCAGAAAGAATCCAGTCCCGATTCCCAGTATAAATAAATTATTGACCACAATAAACAGCGACGTCACCGGGTGAAAATCCGACCAACCAGATACGATCTTCTCAAGCACTCCCAGGGAGTGAAAGTACTGCGGCCAAATCACACCTGCCACCGACACCAGGACTGCCAGCAGGAGAACAACCCAATAGATTGGAAATATCCTCAACAGCCGATTGCTATAAAAAAGAAAGGTTCCCCTGATACCCCTTGCATACTTCCGGTCCAGTATCATGGCCATATAAAAACCGGAAATCATGAAGAATCCCTGAACAGCGACCACGCCACCGGTCAGAGTAAGCCCAAAAAAATTTGAGGAATGCTCAATGACAACCGCAATCGCCAACAAAAACCTCAAAAGCCCCATTTCCCATCGCTTCCCAAAAACCAGAATATCCAAGACATCGGGAGCTAGGAGCAACTTCCTGGAGCCCCCTCCTGACGAATTCGTGCGCCGCGCTATCAGTCACCGCATCATGACAGCACACCCGGCATTCAAGCCTTCTGATAATCCCACTGCAGTCGCGGCCGCGACACACCAGGCAACCCACCGCCCCAACCATGTCGGCGTGGATCGGTATTCTCCGGCTCGTAGATCTCGAACCGCAGAGCATTATATAAAGCAAAGTGCAGAGGATCCGGCATCTCGTAGCTGCTTAGCGCCGGCATGAGGCTGAAACGCCCCACATTAAATTGAAAGGGCTCAATCTTGCAAATGGCTTGATATTCGCCGCGCTCGTTGGGTGCTGTCGTCTCGGGAAAGGAGATAAAGACGCGCCCCCCACTCTCATCATAAAAATGGAAATTAGGTACAACCCTGAATGGCGCATCCTTGATGATTCGATAGCGCAAGACAATGCTGAAAGGCTTGTCAATGTTCAGATGAGCGGTGACCTTTCCACTCTCATCACGCAGTTCACCGCCAATACACTGCGCATATTCCGCACAATCGATCTGCGTTTCTGCATCCGCATCCGGGAATTCAAAGCACTCCTTATGCCAGGCGCGCTTCTCGGATTCCTCAGTGATGGTTCTCACGTATGCAGTCGCCGCGTCCTCCACAGGAGTATACGACACAACCTGCCCATTCTTGAGGTAAAGGGCCTTTTCGCACATCGACTTGACCGCAGCCATGCTATGGCTCACGAACAGCACTGTGCGACCAGACCCGGTCAACTCACGCATCCGGTCCATGCAGCGCTTCTGGAATGCCTGATCGCCGACCGACAGCACTTCATCGACAATCAGCACATCCGGATCCAGCCAGGCCGAAACGGAGAAAGCCAAACGAACGTACATACCGCTGGAGTAGTACTTCACCGGCGTGTCGATGAACTTCTCCACGCCGGAGAAATCCACAATCTGGTCGAACTTTCGTAGTGTCTCGGTCTTTGGCATGCCGAGGATTGCACCGTTCAGAAAGATGTTCTCCCGCCCGGTCAACTCCGGGTGAAATCCCGTCCCGACTTCGAGGAGACTAGACACTTTGCCGCGGATCGCTACCTGCCCCTTGGTGGGCTCCGTAATCCGGCTAAGAATCTTGAGAAGCGTGGACTTTCCGGCCCCGTTTCCGCCAATGACCGCCACCCGTTCACCTTCCTTGATCTCAAAGGAGACGTCCCGCAGCGCCCAGAATTCCTCAACCGTTTTTGTCACCTCTTCATCAACCGCAATGCCGTGCGAATGACCGAAAGGGAGGAACCTGGACATTTTTCGCCCAATCGCCTCTCGAATGGAGCGCGGCTCATTACCAGCCAGATGGTTAATGAGATATTTTTTTGATAGATCTTCTACCTTTACCGAGTACGTCATAATTTAGATCACATCCGCAAAGCTGGCCTCAGCCTTTCGAAAATATCGAACCCCGGTTATCAACAAAACCAGGCCGATTGCCGCAGAAATCAGAACGCTTGGCCAGAAGATCTGAATATCCGAGCCGAGTATGCACCAACGAAATCCATCAATAATTCCAACCAGCGGATTCAGGGAATACAACAACCGCCATTTCTCTGGAATCAACGTGGACGAATAGCCCACCGGGGATACATAGATACCCAGTTGCAAGAGAAATGGTATAAGATGCCGGAAATCCCGATACCGGACGTTGAGTGCGGCTGCCCAAAGCCCGAGACCAAATGAGAACATCGCGGCCAGCGCCGTAAAAAGCGGCAGGAACAGGATCCGCCAATCTGGAAAGTGGTTGTACCAAAGCATCATCCCAACGAGCAGAATGCCGGAGATGAAGAAGTCAACTAAGCTCACCAGCAGCGTACTGCATGGCACAATAAGCCTTGGAAAGTAGACTTTTGACAGCAACTGCGAGTTGGTAACCAGGCTATTGCTGCAGTCGGTCAGTGCATTCGAAAAGAAGTACCACGGCAACATCCCCGCAAATACGACTAGCGAATACGGCAACCCCCCCGAAGACAGGCCTGCGATCCGGCCAAACACGACCGTGAACACCAGCATTGTGAGCAGCGGCCGGATGAGAACCCAGCCGGCCCCTACCAGGGTCTGCTTATAGCGAACCAGAATGTCGCGCCAAGCGAGAAAGTATAACAATTCCCTGTGCTTGAAAAAATCTGACCAATAATCCTTGGCGGCCCGCCCATTAGCGAGGAGGGTCACATTTTCTGTCGTACTCATAAAACTTCACCGTTAGCAATTCGCCGGACTCCGGAGGTTGGCACTGCAACACGGAGGCATACGAGGTATGGATTAGGCTCTACTTCGCGTAGTGCTCGACGAACCACTGATACGTCTCGGCAACACCATCGCGCAGCGCGATCCGCGCCTTCCAGCCCAGTGCACTCAGCCGGTCGACGTCCATCAATTTGCGCGGTGTACCATCGGGCTTGCTCAGGTCTTGCACGATCTTGCCGCGGAAGCCGACCACTTCGCCAACGAGTTGCCCGAGTTCGCGGATTGTGACGTCCTCGCCAACACCGACGTTGACAAACGCTTCATCTGAGTAGTTTTGCATCAGGAAAACAGCTGCATCGCCAAGATCGTCCACATGCATGAATTCCCGACGCGGAGTGCCCGTACCCCACATCACGACTTCAGCATCCCCACGCTCCTTTGCTTCGTGGAACTTGCGCAGCAGCGCAGGCAGGACGTGCGAATTCTCCAGATTGAAGTTGTCGCCAGGCCCGTACAAGTTGGTCGGCATCAACGAGATTGCATCGAAGCCATACTGCTTGCGGTACGCCTGGCACATCTTGATGCCAGCGATCTTGGCGATGGCGTACCACTCGTTGGTGGGCTCAAGCTCGCCGGTCAGCAGGCAGCTCTCAGGCATAGGCTGAGGCGCGAATTTCGGATAGATGCAGGACGAGCCAAGGAACAGAAGCTTGCTCGCGCCATTTGACCAGGCAGCGTGAATGACGTTAGTCTGGATCGCAAGGTTGTCGCGAATGAACTCTGCAGGATAAAGATTGTTGGCTTGGATGCCACCCACCTTGGCCGCCGCGAGAAATACATACTCAGGGCGTTCCGCGGCGAAGAAGGCATCCACGGCCGCCTGATTCGTCAGATCCAGCTCGGTGTGGGTACGCAGCAGCAAGTTGTCGCACCCCACGGCTTGCAGGCGTCGCACAATGGCGGAGCCCGCAAGCCCGCGATGGCCCGCCACGTAGATCTTGGCATGCGGATTCATCATTGGGTGCTCACTCGTGATAGTTGAATGCCTTGAACCCGGCCTCTGTGACGAGGCTGTCGCGCTTGGCAAGCTTGAAGTCTTCCTCGACCATTTCCCGGACCAGTTCAGCAAAAGTGGTGCGGGGCGTCCAGCCAAGTTTTTCGCGCGCCTTGGTGGGGTCACCTAGCAGCGTTTCCACCTCGGCGGGGCGGAAGTAGCGCGGATCGACCGAGACAATCTTCTGCCCAGGCACTACCTTCAGCCCGGCGCTTGCGGTCTTTTCCTCGGCGACTGCCTCGACAATGCCGACCTCGTCGACGCCCTCGCCTTCGAAGCGAACCTTAATGCCAAGTTCGGAAGCAGCGGTGCGGACGAAATCGCGCACCGAGTACTGCACGCCGGTCGCGATGACGAAGTCTTCGGGTTGCTCCTGCTGGAGCATCAGCCACTGCATCTCGACATAATCGCGGGCATGGCCCCAGTCACGCAAGCTGTTGAGATTGCCAAGATACAGGCAGTCTTGCAGGCCCAGCGCGATACGGGAAATGGCACGCGTAATCTTGCGCGTCACAAACGTCTCGCCGCGC comes from the Cupriavidus basilensis genome and includes:
- a CDS encoding alpha-1,2-fucosyltransferase; amino-acid sequence: MSMIIAKLIGGLGNQMFQYATGRALAERQGVALLLDASGFDHYDLRRYELGELAIKARVASPEELSAAGVVASEPTWMERALRKAGLRRPANMLREASFTYDARIESAAAPTYLDGYWQSQRYFAPIAEILRREFVLKAPLDAANVALAAEIARAAGHAVSLHIRRGDYVKDAHTAQYHGICSLDYYRAAVAHVAQRVGAPHFFVFSDDHEWVQANFDIGYPTTLVQVNGADRGVCDMALMKACAHHIIANSSFSWWGAWLNPSQDKIVVAPQRWFSGASHDTTDLIPTSWVRL
- a CDS encoding FkbM family methyltransferase, whose translation is MSMLKRIWKGLQEEKPLAEPLPEAPQVPADGRHSFSQSGEDVIADFVFRAIGIVRPTYLDIGAHHPTRLSNTSFFYAQGCRGVNVEPDPDLFAEFPKQRPGDVNLNVGIGEQQAAALPFYVMSTRTLNTFSETEAKRYESTGVHRIESVIEVPVMSINAVIDQHFSGAAPDFLTVDVEGLDFEIVKTLDLARYRPAVICVETITFSEARQEQKLPEIGEYLVANGYFVYADTYINTIFVDRARWARV
- a CDS encoding ABC transporter permease, coding for MSTTENVTLLANGRAAKDYWSDFFKHRELLYFLAWRDILVRYKQTLVGAGWVLIRPLLTMLVFTVVFGRIAGLSSGGLPYSLVVFAGMLPWYFFSNALTDCSNSLVTNSQLLSKVYFPRLIVPCSTLLVSLVDFFISGILLVGMMLWYNHFPDWRILFLPLFTALAAMFSFGLGLWAAALNVRYRDFRHLIPFLLQLGIYVSPVGYSSTLIPEKWRLLYSLNPLVGIIDGFRWCILGSDIQIFWPSVLISAAIGLVLLITGVRYFRKAEASFADVI
- a CDS encoding NAD-dependent epimerase/dehydratase family protein: MRCCVIGGAGFIGTWLVRQLLASGREVIVLGRRLEPPPGFPGAARYVVGGHGDTTLRSLLAQVDEIVDLAYATVPQTSYADPVFDILANLPPTVGLLEEARDSQLRKMVIVSSGGTVYGQVDRLPIVESSPTNPVSPYGITKLTIEKYALMFHRLHGVPVSIARPANAYGVGQKPFTGQGFIATAMGSIIKGNDVTVFGESGTVRDYIHVQDVAQGIVAVLEQGGAGEVYNLGSGVGRSNLQVLEAIAPLAARHRLPLEIKFAPPRRFDVAANVLDCTKLRACSGWAPKVDFADGLEAMWASILRETQ
- a CDS encoding acyltransferase family protein, whose translation is MDILVFGKRWEMGLLRFLLAIAVVIEHSSNFFGLTLTGGVVAVQGFFMISGFYMAMILDRKYARGIRGTFLFYSNRLLRIFPIYWVVLLLAVLVSVAGVIWPQYFHSLGVLEKIVSGWSDFHPVTSLFIVVNNLFILGIGTGFFLALQHGVMEFSTHASSYTPRLFEFSFVPQAWSLELELLVYCLAPFLFRRGMVILFGSVIAAFSLRYLAYINGLDSDPWNYRFLPFEFGLFLIGALVYRLYALLSVREVGLVGWFLLVVMIGLTLVYPVLPKGAGFYRPFETAQTIYLLVLAISIPFVFIATRDCKIDRYIGELSYPIYLCHLIVVPMCSGDFGYYGFKPVVFSTALAAGLAYLVGRPLERFRQRRIEA
- a CDS encoding class I SAM-dependent methyltransferase → MSMNDLRPGDQATGELTVRQKGLLLLQRVLTKALTLTINRGVPLPEQDVAPLMARLVNGRSALATSLATKLAESHSNGSVQVISSLLGDTQNLPSPPMDIDKLINFSAYWRDEWVAKMAAQVPAGARVLDAGAGQCRYKGLFKHTEYRAQDFAQYEGSGEGPLQETWNYGAIDYVCDITDIPVETGSFDVVLCTEVLEHVPDPVTALRELVRVTAPGGKLLLTAPLGSGVHQEPYHFYGGFSAYFYERHLSNFGCDEIKAAPLGGLLRHVAQEIHRVGRALEQSKEGMTPERSYLMMDWLPRLLSEMEDNCFIEQFTVGYLVEARKRVPGVQAVAA
- a CDS encoding glycosyltransferase family 2 protein, with protein sequence MTEPLVSVVLPVYNGAADVDKAVRSVLAQTFTDYELIVINDGSKDNSAEILESLRDPRIRLIHQANAGLAATLNRGIALARGRYIARQDQDDLSHPERLARQIAFLESNPGYGLLGTAAEIWVGDRQTDRAHDHPSAHASLQFELLFNNPFVHSSVMMRKSVVDGIGGYTTDPARQPPEDYELWSRMARVARVANLPERLLVYREVPASMSRTGPNPFVERLVLLCAENIASVLGQREPSIAVRDAAAITHSAHHRLSPRPNLEQMCAVVLAAGRQIALANPDSDVMSRTESRIQSLRHQYLIHRHNAEWARPIMRTVRGMARRVRSWVR
- a CDS encoding glycosyltransferase family 4 protein — its product is MRLLFCCEFYFPSIGGVQEVMRQLAERMVQRGHEVTVATTRLAERDFTEHNGVRIAEFGVGGNAVRGIEGEVDRYRKFVTEFDGDAILIKAAQQWTFDALWPVLDEIRVRKVFIPCGFSGLYEPTYEQYFRDLPDILRRFDHLIFYAERYRDIDFARQHGLEHRSILPNGASETEFGVSADPEFRRRHGIPDDSFVFLTVGSMTGVKGHREVLEAFAKLRSGGRNVTLLLNGNPPPAPVVVRTVVSPGAEVGQAGNAVEAPKMAGRLRAAATYVNGRIWRVAGLSWRFWSVVQREGYRGVQSRVHAIAARKIQAAGHAHLLPRHMRKSIDPIHFWAERAARQPHKQVLKVDLARPELVQAFKNADLFVFASNIEYSPLVLFETAAAGTPFLSVPVGNADEIARWTGGGVICEAPRDERGYTRVDPEVLAGEMKRMMADRQRLAVLGETAHARWQAQFTWAHIAERYESILQNDMSSEAVQSGGEADAMRA
- a CDS encoding ABC transporter ATP-binding protein, with the translated sequence MTYSVKVEDLSKKYLINHLAGNEPRSIREAIGRKMSRFLPFGHSHGIAVDEEVTKTVEEFWALRDVSFEIKEGERVAVIGGNGAGKSTLLKILSRITEPTKGQVAIRGKVSSLLEVGTGFHPELTGRENIFLNGAILGMPKTETLRKFDQIVDFSGVEKFIDTPVKYYSSGMYVRLAFSVSAWLDPDVLIVDEVLSVGDQAFQKRCMDRMRELTGSGRTVLFVSHSMAAVKSMCEKALYLKNGQVVSYTPVEDAATAYVRTITEESEKRAWHKECFEFPDADAETQIDCAEYAQCIGGELRDESGKVTAHLNIDKPFSIVLRYRIIKDAPFRVVPNFHFYDESGGRVFISFPETTAPNERGEYQAICKIEPFQFNVGRFSLMPALSSYEMPDPLHFALYNALRFEIYEPENTDPRRHGWGGGLPGVSRPRLQWDYQKA